From the Streptococcus sp. 29887 genome, one window contains:
- a CDS encoding ABC transporter ATP-binding protein, which translates to MLDISNLTISSPSRDILDDVSLRVASGESIAIVGESGSGKTTLIKSILALPLTSLRQTAGRIQFEGQTIQLTNKRQELPFIGIDIAWITQNAKASFNEKRTIWAHYQDLYKTYSKYSSDLRTLEECFSLVDLPYSKEITRKYPFEFSGGQMQRIGIALALVAKPKLLLADEPTSALDALNKKILVHLLKKLHKNEGITLVIVTHDMSVAKDISERLVVMKDGKIVETGKTFEVLSHPKEAYTRKLLAAIPRLRTV; encoded by the coding sequence ATGCTAGATATTAGCAATTTAACTATCTCCTCTCCAAGTCGTGATATTTTGGATGATGTCAGTCTTAGAGTGGCAAGTGGAGAAAGTATCGCTATTGTCGGTGAGAGTGGGAGTGGAAAAACAACTTTAATCAAGAGTATTCTAGCCCTTCCATTAACGAGCTTAAGGCAGACAGCTGGTCGCATTCAGTTTGAGGGACAGACCATCCAGTTAACCAATAAAAGGCAGGAACTGCCTTTTATTGGTATTGATATTGCTTGGATTACTCAAAATGCTAAAGCAAGTTTTAATGAAAAGCGGACTATCTGGGCACATTATCAGGATTTGTATAAAACCTATAGTAAATATAGTAGCGACTTACGAACCTTGGAGGAGTGCTTTTCCTTAGTTGATTTACCCTATAGTAAGGAAATCACTAGAAAATACCCTTTTGAATTTAGTGGTGGACAGATGCAACGAATAGGGATTGCACTTGCCTTGGTGGCGAAGCCCAAGCTACTCTTAGCAGATGAACCAACCAGTGCCTTAGATGCCCTAAATAAAAAAATACTTGTTCACTTACTAAAGAAATTGCATAAAAACGAAGGGATAACTCTTGTGATAGTGACCCATGACATGAGTGTTGCAAAGGATATTTCAGAACGCTTAGTTGTGATGAAGGATGGTAAGATTGTTGAAACTGGTAAGACTTTCGAGGTTTTATCCCATCCAAAGGAAGCCTATACGAGAAAATTACTAGCTGCCATCCCAAGGTTAAGAACAGTCTAG
- a CDS encoding lysophospholipid acyltransferase family protein gives MFYSYLRTLLTFLLWAINGNIHYHDRENILPKEENYILIAPHKTFWDPVFLGYAAAPKQFIFMAKKELFKDRGFGWWISKCGAFPIDRDNPGMAAIKYPVNMLKKSDRSLVMFPSGSRHSSELKGGVAVIAKSAKVKLMPATYVGPMTIKGLLAGERIDVAFGNPIDISDIKRMDDAGTAEVTSRIEAEFKRLDNHAASFQTKKKPNILTYIYRIPVLLLVALILGLTYVFSYIASFFWQPSTQLDKK, from the coding sequence ATGTTTTATTCTTATCTACGAACGCTATTAACTTTTTTACTTTGGGCTATCAATGGCAATATTCATTATCATGACAGAGAAAATATTTTGCCAAAGGAAGAAAATTATATCCTCATCGCCCCGCATAAAACCTTCTGGGATCCTGTTTTTCTGGGCTATGCGGCTGCACCCAAGCAGTTTATCTTTATGGCTAAAAAAGAACTCTTCAAGGACCGAGGGTTTGGCTGGTGGATTTCAAAATGTGGAGCATTTCCCATTGACCGTGACAATCCTGGTATGGCAGCCATCAAGTATCCTGTCAACATGTTGAAAAAAAGTGACCGCTCACTTGTCATGTTCCCGTCTGGTAGCCGTCATTCATCTGAACTCAAAGGTGGAGTAGCAGTCATCGCAAAGTCAGCCAAGGTCAAACTCATGCCAGCAACCTATGTGGGACCAATGACTATCAAAGGACTTTTAGCTGGTGAACGAATTGACGTAGCCTTCGGAAATCCAATCGATATTTCAGACATCAAGCGCATGGATGACGCGGGTACGGCAGAAGTGACCAGCCGTATCGAAGCGGAATTCAAGCGATTGGATAACCATGCAGCTTCTTTCCAGACCAAGAAAAAGCCAAATATCTTGACCTATATCTATCGTATTCCTGTGCTCCTACTGGTTGCCCTTATTCTAGGTCTAACCTATGTCTTTAGCTATATCGCTAGTTTTTTCTGGCAACCAAGCACGCAGTTGGATAAAAAATAG
- a CDS encoding ABC transporter substrate-binding protein, with protein sequence MKNYKKMLAMGLATLVLGACVPTQTVPGASTDTINIGYSQLPANIHPAEDYNGWFTVRYGVGETLFKLNNDLQVEPWLAEKIESISDLEWKITLKDNVTFQNGEKMTGEKVKQSLEHLLSKSDRAKADLGITSISADGQTVIIKTEQRQPIMANLLAEPYSVIIDVSAEPLAKQGPVATGPYKLTKYIAESGAELEAYEGYWAGTPKTKNLKIKYFTDATAIAAALKSGEVDAVYGLPYANLETFKSDSSNFKTSEVEGSRYVQFSYNLEQAEGQDKQFRQALDTLVDKETYTASLFKGAAKVADTAFPNNFEFALGTSVHEYNVEKAVQLLDEAGYKDTNGDGLREANGQNIKLDLVTYNRLAEMPLSVQAFQQQLKEVGIDSEIITVDKATTAVSENIYDVLTYTVVAAPIGDPYAYYKSVFYTNGSANIAHYSNPAVDSLIDQLQVEPDQAKRNELSKQIQKLVDEDYIFTYIGHFKVALVMDNNLQGFESHATDYYHVTNQIVKE encoded by the coding sequence ATGAAGAACTATAAAAAAATGTTGGCAATGGGTTTGGCTACTCTAGTATTGGGAGCATGCGTACCGACACAAACTGTTCCAGGTGCAAGTACTGACACCATTAACATTGGTTACTCTCAACTTCCGGCTAATATCCATCCAGCTGAAGATTACAATGGCTGGTTCACCGTGCGCTACGGTGTCGGAGAAACCTTGTTCAAATTGAACAACGATTTACAAGTAGAACCTTGGTTAGCTGAAAAAATCGAATCGATCAGTGATTTGGAGTGGAAAATTACTTTAAAAGATAATGTTACTTTCCAAAATGGTGAAAAAATGACAGGTGAAAAGGTCAAGCAGTCATTGGAGCATCTTCTATCGAAGAGTGATCGAGCAAAAGCGGACTTAGGAATTACGTCTATCAGTGCAGACGGTCAAACGGTTATTATAAAAACAGAGCAACGACAACCTATCATGGCTAACCTCTTAGCAGAGCCATATTCGGTCATTATTGATGTTAGTGCAGAGCCGCTAGCAAAACAAGGACCGGTTGCTACAGGTCCTTATAAATTAACCAAATATATTGCAGAGAGTGGTGCCGAATTGGAAGCCTATGAAGGCTACTGGGCAGGTACACCAAAAACAAAGAATTTAAAGATTAAGTACTTTACAGATGCAACAGCTATTGCTGCTGCTCTAAAATCAGGTGAAGTGGATGCGGTATATGGTCTGCCTTATGCCAACCTTGAAACCTTCAAATCAGACAGTAGCAATTTTAAAACTTCTGAAGTAGAGGGATCCAGATATGTTCAATTTAGCTATAACTTGGAGCAAGCAGAAGGTCAGGATAAACAATTCCGCCAGGCTTTAGATACTCTGGTAGATAAGGAAACTTACACTGCTTCCTTGTTCAAAGGTGCAGCTAAAGTAGCAGATACTGCTTTTCCAAATAACTTCGAATTTGCCTTGGGAACAAGTGTTCACGAGTACAATGTAGAAAAAGCAGTACAATTGTTGGATGAGGCAGGATACAAAGATACAAACGGAGATGGACTAAGAGAGGCCAATGGTCAGAATATAAAATTGGACTTGGTCACTTATAATCGTCTCGCAGAGATGCCATTATCTGTTCAAGCTTTCCAACAACAACTGAAGGAAGTTGGTATTGATTCGGAAATTATCACTGTGGACAAAGCGACTACGGCGGTTTCTGAGAATATATATGATGTCCTCACCTATACAGTAGTTGCAGCCCCAATTGGGGATCCATATGCCTATTACAAGAGTGTCTTTTATACTAACGGATCTGCAAATATTGCCCACTATTCAAATCCAGCAGTAGACAGCCTTATTGATCAGTTGCAGGTTGAGCCTGATCAAGCAAAGCGTAATGAATTAAGCAAACAAATTCAAAAATTAGTAGATGAGGATTATATCTTTACCTATATTGGTCATTTTAAAGTAGCACTTGTCATGGACAATAATCTTCAAGGCTTTGAATCACATGCGACAGATTATTACCATGTGACAAATCAGATTGTGAAGGAATAA
- a CDS encoding ABC transporter ATP-binding protein: MKSILRCQNLTYFYKNDVGIKNINFELFTGQALGLVGESGSGKSTIAQLLCRLMTLQEGSITLFDKPFQTVSDKEFYRLVQYIPQNPQEFFHPKRRIKESLEEAIDNFKLFPGENKLDVLMRSISEVGLKESHLYQFPHQLSGGECQRASIARALLVNPSLIICDEVTSALDVTIQAEIMKLLGKIKEKHDAAFLFIGHDIALVSQFCEQIIVLKDGQVVEQADTLAMVRHPRSSYTKLLLEAYGNG, from the coding sequence ATGAAAAGTATTTTACGATGTCAGAATTTAACCTATTTTTATAAAAATGATGTAGGTATAAAAAACATTAACTTTGAGTTATTTACAGGTCAAGCACTAGGGCTGGTTGGTGAAAGTGGAAGTGGAAAGAGTACGATTGCTCAATTGCTTTGTCGATTAATGACGTTGCAAGAGGGGAGTATAACATTGTTTGATAAACCTTTTCAGACAGTATCAGACAAAGAATTCTACAGGCTTGTTCAATATATCCCTCAAAATCCTCAGGAGTTTTTTCATCCTAAGAGAAGGATTAAAGAGAGTTTGGAAGAGGCTATTGATAATTTTAAGCTTTTTCCAGGTGAGAACAAACTAGATGTGCTGATGCGTTCTATTTCAGAAGTTGGTCTGAAGGAAAGTCATCTCTATCAATTTCCCCATCAATTAAGCGGGGGAGAGTGTCAGCGTGCTAGTATTGCTAGAGCCTTATTGGTCAATCCTTCTCTTATTATTTGTGACGAAGTAACGAGTGCTTTGGATGTGACCATCCAGGCTGAAATCATGAAATTATTAGGGAAAATAAAAGAAAAGCATGATGCCGCTTTTCTTTTTATCGGCCATGACATTGCCTTGGTTAGTCAGTTTTGTGAACAGATTATCGTTTTAAAGGATGGTCAAGTAGTTGAGCAGGCGGATACCTTGGCCATGGTCCGTCATCCACGAAGTAGCTATACCAAGCTACTCTTAGAAGCTTATGGAAATGGTTAG
- a CDS encoding DUF2817 domain-containing protein: protein MVIELVEQAPCNTCVKDNFAIADNFSLPYTLIKGGGSRPLVLITAGVHGCEYVGIKTSMSLVEDIELKQYKGSVLLLHTVNPTGFYQKMTSLVPEDMVNLNRIFQNSYQEPTLSYHIKQFFRERLLPHVDYLIDLHGGNKEELLTPHVYYSILGDSSVIHQSKELAQVSGSPVIFASSDVGGLYQAAAIDYGIPSILLEQGDSGTCLPEDVHKMRESVRALLASIFEGKEAPKSDQVYYQKSYSFYSGHLACWTCFVRPGDRVNKGQILGQLHTLHGDVLEDFFALETGLVLYQKSNLVTHIGESLITIAY, encoded by the coding sequence ATGGTAATTGAACTTGTTGAACAGGCTCCTTGTAATACCTGTGTTAAGGATAATTTTGCCATTGCAGATAATTTTTCACTCCCCTATACATTGATAAAAGGAGGAGGGAGCCGCCCCTTGGTATTGATTACAGCAGGCGTACATGGTTGTGAATACGTTGGTATAAAAACAAGTATGTCTTTAGTGGAGGATATTGAACTCAAACAATATAAAGGATCAGTATTGCTTCTCCATACTGTTAATCCAACGGGTTTCTATCAAAAAATGACCAGCTTAGTACCAGAGGATATGGTTAACCTCAATCGGATATTTCAAAATAGTTATCAAGAGCCGACCTTGAGTTATCATATCAAGCAGTTTTTTAGAGAGCGCTTGTTACCGCATGTTGACTATCTCATAGATTTGCATGGTGGCAATAAGGAAGAGCTTCTGACTCCTCATGTTTATTATTCGATTTTAGGAGATTCATCAGTTATTCACCAATCTAAAGAACTTGCCCAAGTAAGCGGCAGTCCAGTTATTTTTGCGTCATCCGATGTTGGTGGTCTGTATCAGGCAGCAGCTATTGATTATGGCATTCCTAGCATTTTATTAGAGCAAGGGGATAGCGGAACCTGTCTGCCTGAAGATGTTCATAAAATGAGAGAATCTGTACGAGCTCTTTTAGCATCTATTTTTGAAGGAAAAGAAGCACCAAAGTCCGACCAAGTCTATTATCAGAAATCCTATTCGTTTTATAGTGGTCATCTAGCTTGTTGGACCTGTTTTGTAAGACCAGGAGATAGGGTTAATAAGGGCCAAATTCTTGGTCAATTACATACCCTACACGGAGATGTCTTGGAGGATTTTTTTGCCTTGGAAACAGGTCTAGTCCTTTATCAGAAGTCAAATTTGGTCACACATATAGGAGAATCGTTAATAACCATTGCATACTAG